In a genomic window of Brettanomyces nanus chromosome 1, complete sequence:
- a CDS encoding uncharacterized protein (EggNog:ENOG41), translated as MYNQRHHYRHPTTYSSDSSIADDSRGPLNTSTSVSLYGTDSKPPSPTFRISDKLQCFRLVVIQDGGLRNKQTLYDSALGLSGASPNCPGSNLYQKLNKSIYHSMNELAAYMFGYYGILMSESHCITKIHYLPTLPWMPSSVLITRLFSLDPTFESIKRSTPSVSTSTNNSKADDWKPSPSVKFPGSPAHENMSTRFSIGIVIPVGSSIVSMEEEVMDNWSEISNQLVSIQQIVTEKLKKASFPQTSRRSMNINAHSVHGSHSFTQIGSITNTLLSRKLNFASYFLQTDQDLSQQFQGLVRSICSLVETPRLFVALKESNQALIDWASAVASWLELKDGRFFTADPTSPSSDKLSSKPSLKFLARLFCIFMGVRRQILENPLNRSRKKAVRVVIVTGNPIVSQKLVFILAGLLGYDKYVVTTNMEVRRGYEDSVTTRSSAKSDVQSTAVNTLNSSDNPMSFTSTQVIPISIKREMSSHISSSDSSISPASPSSKSNVSSTTKGWKVPAKVAPLTSSSPTVQSLSNVKAERISIPQPRRESSYMSLQNLSTSYGGSHPSTLTSSSSWRGALHFGSFLERWKVGTFAPQHSFANSAVDLTPSPPTEYDEYPWNGNASGNSAYQTALQEASSSSPCSGATTPTIAEIKDFGASAIPGNGSTRINSAFNKIYHNYVAKQKFEIERTTTRLLPKDNEESLAISDKLTGIMNCNLSFSYSKHENISVLSVDNVNLGVDTTIIEPPVTNKLPPLVGYTERYVPEFSLMSCTQTSGLETSIFESMADDVCRMGTTSVSDTYVISLRQREVRLIEAKYPVSDHESFSSSPMSTSFQRNMEKSKLTHDLQRSNLRPKVTLLFSPFLQEKFMQDLVEDVDVGEVSSIDKFDATLNEISQLINRFFCSQSKDGSQHDNGTFQNRDSSSSGTFGNSDGARIDGDDLDEQTCCDKLRGLIETLLD; from the coding sequence ATGTACAATCAGCGTCATCACTACCGTCATCCTACTACCTATTCTTCCGACTCTTCCATAGCTGATGATTCTCGTGGACCCCTGAATACTTCTACTTCTGTTTCTCTATACGGTACAGATTCCAAGCCTCCTTCCCCCACTTTCAGAATATCAGATAAGCTTCAGTGCTTTAGATTGGTGGTTATTCAAGATGGTGGACTTCGAAATAAGCAAACCCTTTATGATTCCGCCCTAGGACTTTCAGGTGCTTCACCGAATTGTCCTGGTTCTAATCTGTATCAAAAACTCAACAAGTCCATATACCACTCCATGAATGAGCTTGCCGCATACATGTTTGGTTACTATGGCATCCTAATGAGTGAATCTCATTGTATAACAAAAATCCACTATTTGCCAACCCTTCCCTGGATGCCATCTTCAGTTCTTATCACTAGattattctctttggatccTACCTTTGAGTCCATCAAGCGATCCACACCTTCTGTCTCTACATCGACTAATAACAGCAAGGCTGATGATTGGAAGCCTTCACCTTCCGTCAAATTTCCTGGTTCTCCTGCTCATGAGAATATGTCCACCAGATTTAGCATAGGCATAGTCATTCCGGTAGGCTCTTCCATCGTCAgtatggaagaagaagtcatGGATAACTGGTCGGAAATATCCAATCAACTTGTTTCCATACAGCAAATTGTCactgagaagttgaagaaagcttcttttcctcaAACCAGTCGTCGTAGTATGAACATTAATGCCCATTCGGTTCATGGTTCGCACTCGTTCACTCAGATCGGCTCAATAACTAACACATTATTATCCAGGAAGCTAAATTTTGCTTCCTATTTCCTCCAGACTGATCAGGATTTAAGCCAACAGTTTCAAGGTCTCGTCAGATCCATTTGTTCTCTTGTTGAAACTCCCCGCTTGTTTGTtgctttgaaagagtcCAATCAGGCTCTCATTGATTGGGCTTCTGCTGTGGCCTCCTGGCTTGAGTTGAAGGATGGACGTTTTTTCACTGCCGATCCGACCTCTCCGTCCTCTGACAAACTGTCTTCTAAGCCGAGCTTGAAGTTCTTGGCCAGGTTGTTTTGCATTTTCATGGGTGTTCGAAGGCAGATACTTGAGAACCCACTGAACCGTTCTAGGAAGAAGGCTGTCCGTGTTGTTATTGTTACCGGCAATCCGATAGTTTCGCAGAAATTGGTGTTTATTCTTGCCGGCTTGCTCGGCTACGATAAGTACGTTGTGACTACCAACATGGAAGTGCGTAGGGGATATGAAGATTCTGTTACCACCAGATCTTCTGCGAAGAGTGATGTTCAATCAACTGCTGTGAATACATTAAACTCCTCCGATAATCCCATGAGCTTCACTTCTACCCAGGTTATACCGATATCTATTAAAAGGGAAATGTCTTCGcatatctcttcttctgatagcAGTATATCGCCTGCTTCGCCTTCAAGCAAATCCAACGTATCGTCTACTACTAAAGGTTGGAAAGTACCTGCAAAAGTTGCGCCTCTTACGTCTAGCTCTCCAACGGTGCAGAGCTTGAGTAACGTTAAGGCTGAAAGAATATCCATTCCACAACCCCGTCGTGAATCATCATATATGTCTCTTCAGAACCTTTCCACTTCTTACGGTGGCTCGCATCCTTCTACCTTGAcgtcctcttcttcttggagaGGTGCTTTACATTTTGGTTCTTTTCTGGAGCGTTGGAAAGTCGGTACATTTGCTCCTCAACATAGTTTTGCAAATTCTGCTGTCGATCTTACTCCCTCTCCACCGACAGAGTATGATGAATATCCTTGGAATGGGAATGCATCAGGAAATTCCGCCTATCAGACTGCATTACAAGAGGCCTCGTCCTCGAGTCCCTGTTCTGGTGCTACAACCCCTACAATTGCTGAAATAAAGGACTTTGGTGCAAGTGCAATCCCGGGAAATGGATCCACGCGCATTAATTCAGCGTTCAACAAGATCTACCACAATTATGTCGCCAAAcagaaatttgaaattgaaCGAACGACGACCAGATTACTGCCAAAGgataatgaagaatcaCTAGCTATCTCCGACAAACTTACCGGTATCATGAATTGCAACTTATCCTTTTCTTACTCTAAGCACGAAAATATTAGTGTCCTTTCGGTTGACAATGTGAATCTCGGTGTAGATACCACAATTATAGAACCGCCTGTCACTAATAAGCTTCCTCCTCTTGTTGGTTACACAGAAAGATACGTTCCCGAATTTTCATTAATGTCGTGCACCCAAACGTCAGGTTTAGAAACATCGATTTTTGAATCGATGGCTGATGATGTTTGTAGAATGGGGACCACTTCTGTCTCTGATACCTATGTTATCAGTTTGAGACAGAGAGAAGTGAGACTCATTGAAGCCAAGTATCCCGTCTCAGACCACGAGTCTTTTTCCTCGTCTCCCATGTCAACAAGTTTCCAACGAAACATGGAGAAATCCAAATTGACGCACGACCTTCAGAGGTCTAATTTGCGTCCCAAGGTGACTCTCCtcttttctccatttctgCAAGAAAAGTTTATGCAGGATTTGGTAGAGGATGTTGACGTTGGGGAGGTATCGTCGATCGATAAATTTGATGCGACGCTAAATGAGATTTCGCAATTAATCAACCGCTTCTTTTGTTCTCAATCGAAGGATGGGAGCCAACATGATAATGGCACTTTCCAAAATAGAGATTCAAGTTCATCGGGTACATTCGGTAACTCTGATGGTGCTCGAATCGACGGCGATGACCTTGATGAGCAGACCTGCTGCGATAAACTAAGAGGACTAATTGAAACTCTACTGGATTGA
- a CDS encoding uncharacterized protein (BUSCO:EOG09340291): protein MSKNDSSSSSRRSRLFHTNSGFFRTNSQFFSKPKFNSKYVDEDYVEGPRNPSRSREGTPFDSQRSNSTDSSTSPTSSRSPSYDSPTMNGPELASGPSSGAPGAASAGTRSAFKMFFQGATSSRRSSKMSSSSSETNVQGQTPRDSPRISSSTLEPPGDHSADSSKRDSAEEGVNTPEALSSSVPGPSASYTGLHALRTNSEKIVPPLKHPIRPGHKVGRRSTLLSKLMPSRRENDKGGIDMSRASTLPTKQNSAISRLSRRVELHSGHASVSPHPRQKFENLLIPSRSSDTMGHAGHIPSPFGINLDTPEDDMSKITRLSTTTMSRVNSMNTQSNDSNESSKSGWMAPQSWKVRTETLLSPDRSAKNSHSGRTTSLGLSSSSWSSSSSTESLEDLDTPDTSRRTTLSTDPSISSTPGNRRHHHHRMNELKGASRSSVRIFKGDKSSVLPCTLDTTCKDILDTLRRKRFIKTEEDHIIVLKCGGLTRSLSYEEKPLKIQRSLLFMYGYTERDNLDYIERTDLSFLFKFIVQDRGVELISEAKRTLIDPHKVDLDNWNLQDIPNFLYAEPISSLDVSQNPSFEFTKEFMHDCRNLQTLKFTRSGHPTFPTAVVYAPRLSNLDLEVNYIRLIPPEISQLTHLTTLNLACNRISRLPDSFSQLQSLKNLNLSSNRLKQIPNQILSISSLKRLDLSYNLISKLDNGLASLTELEVLQIAANKLTGDLPDFFKDFDYLIKVDIRFNNLSSIESLKDSSKLEVIRATGNNISVFRSNATALFEVEMNLNPLTYVYFESPMPNLKVIDFSKGKLTSCSFVCMLTDVEKLILDYNHLTGLPDDIYKMQKLVHLSLFKNNLNALPDTITKLKRLRYLDLHLNNLGDLNPNIWMMPSLEHLNLSSNLLDSFPPPPERIDVQDDNRNGENEQDITDDKELTNNEKFEDIPEEVSVKSSDISPKTEKFPPKQTRTHTFRLEDSLKFLSINDNNLGDRVIPIISVFHNLEYLNLSYNKIYEIAPGYLSNMHKLKGLYLSGNYLSSLPVDDLDSFGELTTLHLNGNRFHTLPAELYKIHNLTALDVGSNSLKYNISNIPYDWNWSYNKKLQYLNFSGNKRLEIKPQHKHDENDEQLDSFIGLRDLRMLGLMDVTITTDAVPDQSVNVRVRSTSSQIGKFGYGISDTLGNRRVLSTRDVVMEKFRGKSDEMLITIYDGKNCSRTHSDKISKIIQETFDIHLKKELETLESVVIPGNTSKTIEDCLREAFLAMNSEMNILINKDASSTFSSAAAHRTQTTDELSLNEDGYTGCCATIIYIKGDEVYLANLGDTMGILTKSDGEFTVITTKHEPYAPEEYDRIRHSGGYVTTDGYLDGVSEVSRAVGYFKLIPHINAKPSIHKFKLSSKEEMIAIATSDIWKKIPFDLAADIIRQEKSNPGVAAEKLRDFAISYGVRDKATAVVLSLKQFTTKSKNYTRSSQPEDSILRKLDEEIEPPTGEVAMVFTDIKNSTLLWDTYPVAMRSAIKVHNSITRRQMRIIGGYEVKAEGDAFMVSFPTPASALLWCFAVQSQLVGTNEWPAEILSSDQGCEIKDQDSNIIFRGLSVRMGVHWGTPVCERDIVTRRMDYFGPMVNRASRVSAVADGGQITMSNDFYQEFQRLRISHKKIAKGETKIDSLYPSAVIGEIVEGQMQQLEQIEWVEKYIGSKKLKGLEAPERIWLICPKPLKARMEILQTDNKSHKLTSGGVTPANVWSLRQLALRLERICTFLSCDQKDPDPSAHDKFYDGVSHHAESALSSQLARGENVTSVFLEHTITRIENCVVTLFLRKTMAEPGLKKGSVDSLFNEVQALLTESRAIQNDQNKVEEL, encoded by the coding sequence ATGTCGAAGAACGACtcttcgtcatcctcaCGTAGATCACGTTTATTCCACACGAATTCCGGGTTTTTCCGTACCAATTCGCAGTTTTTTTCCAAACCGAAGTTCAACTCCAAATATGTCGATGAAGACTACGTTGAAGGACCTCGCAATCCCTCTCGTTCACGGGAAGGAACTCCATTTGACTCTCAGCGCAGCAATTCTACCGATTCTTCTACATCTCccacttcttcaagaagtcCGTCCTACGACTCACCCACTATGAATGGGCCAGAGCTGGCGTCAGGGCCAAGCTCTGGAGCACCCGGCGCGGCCTCTGCAGGTACAAGATCGGCCTTTAAAATGTTCTTTCAAGGTGCCACATCAAGTAGAAGGTCATCCAAAATgtcttcctcgtcttctGAAACCAATGTCCAGGGTCAAACTCCAAGAGATTCTCCTCGAATCTCTTCGTCCACATTGGAACCACCTGGAGATCATAGTGCAGATAGTAGCAAACGTGATAGTGCCGAAGAGGGTGTCAATACTCCCGAAgctctttcatcatctgttCCGGGCCCTTCTGCATCTTACACCGGATTGCATGCTTTAAGAACCAATAGTGAGAAAATTGTTCCTCCTTTAAAGCATCCGATCAGACCAGGTCATAAAGTTGGCAGAAGGTCCACTTTACTCAGTAAATTGATGCCATCTAGAAGAGAAAACGATAAAGGTGGTATTGACATGTCTAGAGCGTCCACTCTTCCCACTAAACAGAACTCGGCTATCAGTAGATTAAGCAGACGAGTGGAATTACACTCTGGTCATGCATCGGTGTCTCCACATCCTCGCCAGAAATTCGAGAATCTCTTGATACCTTCCAGATCTAGCGATACAATGGGGCATGCAGGTCATattccttctccttttggCATTAATCTCGATACACCAGAGGACGATATGTCTAAGATTACAAGACTATCCACAACTACCATGTCAAGGGTCAATTCTATGAATACTCAGAGCAACGATTCAAATGAGAGTTCAAAATCCGGTTGGATGGCGCCCCAGAGCTGGAAGGTTAGAACTGAGACTCTTCTTAGTCCAGACCGTTCGGCAAAGAACTCTCATTCTGGAAGAACAACCTCCTTGGGATTGTCGTCCTCATCTTGGTCATCtagttcttcaacagaGTCTCTCGAGGATCTTGATACTCCTGACACTTCCCGAAGAACTACTCTTTCTACTGACCCCAGcatctcttcaacacctgGAAACCGCCgccatcatcaccatcgtATGAATGAGCTTAAAGGTGCTTCAAGGTCTTCTGTTAGAATATTCAAAGGCGACAAAAGTTCTGTGCTACCCTGTACATTAGATACCACCTGCAAAGACATTCTTGATACCttaagaaggaaaagattCATCAAAACTGAGGAGGATCATATTATTGTTCTCAAATGCGGTGGACTTACAAGATCCTTGTCGTACGAAGAGAAACCTTTGAAAATCCAGAGAAGTTTGCTTTTCATGTATGGTTACACAGAAAGGGACAATCTGGATTACATTGAGCGTACTGATTTAAGCTTTTTATTCAAATTCATTGTCCAAGACAGGGGTGTTGAACTGATCAGCGAGGCCAAAAGAACTTTAATTGATCCTCACAAGGTTGACTTGGACAACTGGAATTTGCAGGATATTCCGAATTTTTTGTATGCCGAACCAATTTCAAGTTTGGATGTCTCTCAAAATCCATCCTTTGAGTTTACAAAGGAATTTATGCACGATTGCAGAAACCTTCAGACTTTAAAGTTTACTCGAAGTGGTCATCCCACTTTTCCTACTGCGGTGGTTTATGCTCCTCGGCTTTCCAACCTTGACTTGGAAGTTAACTACATTCGGCTTATTCCTCCGGAAATATCGCAGCTTACACACCTCACCACCTTGAACCTGGCATGTAATCGTATATCTCGCTTACCGGACTCCTTTTCTCAATTGCagagtttgaagaatttgaacCTATCTTCTAATCGGTTGAAGCAGATCCCTAATCAGATcctttccatttcttctcttaaGAGGTTAGATTTGTCTTACAATCTGATCAGCAAGCTCGATAATGGCTTGGCATCTTTGACTGAGCTCGAAGTGCTTCAGATTGCTGCAAACAAGTTGACCGGCGATCTTCcagatttcttcaaagatttcGATTATTTGATCAAGGTCGATATTCGTTTCAACAACTTGTCTTCAATAGAATCCTTGAAGGATTCCTCAAAATTGGAAGTTATTCGTGCCACGGGTAACAATATCTCTGTTTTCAGAAGCAATGCTACGGCTCTATTTGAGGTGGAAATGAACCTTAATCCTTTGACATATGTTTACTTCGAATCTCCAATGCCCAATTTGAAGGTTATCGATTTTTCTAAGGGTAAGTTGACTTCGTGTTCCTTTGTTTGCATGCTTACCGATGTTGAAAAGCTTATTCTGGATTATAACCATCTGACTGGCTTACCTGACGATATTTATAAGATGCAGAAGTTGGTTCACCTTTCACTTTTCAAGAACAATTTGAATGCTTTGCCTGACACAATAACTAAGCTAAAGCGCTTAAGATATTTAGACCTTCATTTAAACAACCTCGGTGATTTAAATCCaaatatttggatgatGCCTTCCTTAGAACATTTGAATTTGTCATCCAACTTGCTCGACTCCTTCCCTCCTCCCCCTGAACGTATAGACGTTCAAGATGACAATAGAAATGGCGAAAATGAGCAGGATATTACTGATGACAAGGAATTGACGAATAATGAGAAATTTGAGGACATTCCTGAAGAGGTGTCTGTCAAATCATCCGATATCTCACCAAAGACTGAGAAATTTCCCCCAAAGCAAACCAGAACTCACACTTTTAGGTTAGAAGATTCATTAAAGTTTTTGAGCATAAATGATAACAACCTCGGAGATAGAGTGATTCCGATAATCTCTGTGTTTCATAACTTGGAATATTTGAACTTATCATACAATAAGATATATGAGATTGCTCCTGGTTATCTTTCCAATATGCACAAGTTAAAAGGCTTATATCTTTCTGGAAATTATCTATCATCTTTACCTGTTGATGACTTAGACTCCTTTGGTGAGCTGACGACATTGCATTTGAATGGTAACAGATTTCATACTTTACCAGCAGAGCTTTACAAGATCCACAATTTGACTGCGTTGGATGTGGGTTCCAATAGCTTGAAGTACAACATTAGTAACATTCCCTATGATTGGAACTGGAGCTACAATAAGAAACTTCAGTATCTTAATTTTTCCGGAAATAAACGGTTGGAGATCAAACCTCAACATAAGCATGATGAGAACGATGAACAGCTTGACTCTTTTATTGGCCTACGAGACTTACGTATGTTGGGTTTGATGGATGTTACCATTACTACGGATGCGGTCCCAGATCAGTCAGTTAATGTAAGAGTGAGGTCCACCTCTTCGCAGATTGGAAAATTTGGATACGGTATATCGGATACCCTTGGTAACCGTAGAGTTCTATCCACGAGGGATGTTGTGATGGAGAAATTCAGAGGAAAGTCCGACGAAATGCTTATCACCATATATGATGGTAAAAACTGTTCGAGGACTCATAGTGACAAGATTTCTAAGATTATTCAGGAAACTTTTGATatccatttgaagaaagaattggagaCATTGGAATCTGTGGTTATTCCAGGAAACACCTCAAAGACGATTGAGGATTGTCTTAGGGAGGCCTTTTTGGCTATGAACTCTGAGATGAATATATTGATCAACAAGGATGCTTCTTCGACTTTCAGTTCTGCTGCTGCACATAGAACTCAGACCACGGATGAGCTCAGCTTAAACGAAGATGGATACACCGGATGTTGTGCTACCATAATATATATTAAGGGAGATGAAGTGTATTTGGCCAATCTTGGTGATACGATGGGTATTTTAACCAAATCCGACGGCGAATTCACTGTGATCACTACAAAGCATGAGCCTTATGCCCCTGAAGAATACGATAGAATCAGACACTCAGGAGGTTATGTGACAACGGACGGTTATTTGGATGGTGTTTCTGAGGTGTCACGTGCTGTGGGCTACTTCAAGTTAATTCCTCATATTAATGCTAAGCCAAGCATCCATAAGTTTAAACTTTCTTCTAAAGAGGAGATGATCGCCATTGCTACTTCAGATATTTGGAAAAAGATTCCATTTGATTTGGCCGCAGATATCATCCGTCAAGAAAAGTCTAACCCTGGCGTTGCAGCTGAAAAGCTTAGAGACTTTGCGATCTCGTATGGAGTGCGTGACAAAGCTACCGCGGTGGTGTTATCCTTGAAGCAATTCACAACGAAGTCAAAAAATTACACGAGAAGCTCTCAGCCTGAAGATTCCATATTGCGAAAATTGGACGAAGAGATTGAGCCACCTACTGGTGAGGTTGCGATGGTATTCACAGATATAAAAAATTCGACATTACTCTGGGATACCTATCCTGTTGCCATGAGATCTGCTATTAAAGTTCACAACTCCATAACGAGACGGCAGATGCGTATTATTGGAGGTTACGAGGTCAAGGCAGAAGGTGACGCATTCATGGTTTCATTTCCTACCCCTGCTTCGGCATTGCTTTGGTGTTTCGCAGTGCAATCACAACTTGTGGGTACCAATGAATGGCCTGCCGAGATTCTTTCGTCTGATCAGGGCTGTGAGATCAAAGATCAGGATTCTAATATCATTTTTCGAGGACTTTCCGTGAGAATGGGTGTTCATTGGGGCACACCCGTTTGTGAAAGGGACATTGTGACGAGGAGAATGGATTACTTTGGACCAATGGTTAATCGGGCTTCTAGAGTGAGCGCTGTAGCAGACGGAGGACAGATCACTATGAGTAACGATTTTTACCAGGAGTTCCAAAGATTACGGATCTCCCACAAAAAAATCGCCAAAGGTGAGACCAAGATAGACTCGTTGTATCCATCTGCAGTAATTGGAGAAATTGTTGAGGGTCAAATGCAACAATTGGAACAGATTGAATGGGTAGAGAAATATATCGGTTCTAAGAAATTAAAGGGACTTGAAGCTCCAGAGAGGATATGGTTGATTTGTCCTAAACCTCTTAAAGCTAGGATGGAGATTTTGCAGACCGATAACAAATCGCACAAGTTGACTTCAGGTGGAGTGACTCCTGCGAACGTTTGGTCACTCAGGCAGTTGGCTTTACGTCTTGAACGGATTTGCACGTTCCTTTCATGCGATCAAAAAGATCCGGATCCATCTGCTCATGATAAGTTTTACGATGGAGTTTCGCACCATGCAGAGAGTGCCCTCTCTTCTCAGCTGGCAAGGGGTGAAAATGTTACTAGTGTATTTTTAGAGCACACTATTACCAGAATCGAGAACTGCGTGGTTACATTATTCTTGAGGAAGACCATGGCTGAACCTGGTCTTAAGAAAGGTAGTGTTGACTCGCTATTTAATGAAGTTCAAGCATTGTTGACGGAATCAAGAGCCATTCAGAACGATCAGAATAAGGTTGAAGAGTTATAA